A stretch of Desulfotalea psychrophila LSv54 DNA encodes these proteins:
- a CDS encoding nucleoside 2-deoxyribosyltransferase yields the protein MNNLSFRPKLYLAAPLFNEAEKESNRNIRDSLIDCCDVFLPQEDGLLLDELVSLGTPLKVAEKSIYEADISAMKNADILLAVLDGACIDDGVAFELGYAKAINKVCLGFQTDVRRQAPTGNNPMIECSCEEIFSDLGSLKKWLQQKYNKLS from the coding sequence ATGAATAATTTATCGTTCAGACCAAAATTGTACCTAGCAGCACCACTGTTTAATGAGGCTGAAAAAGAGAGTAATCGCAATATCAGGGATAGCCTAATTGATTGTTGTGATGTGTTTCTGCCACAAGAAGATGGATTACTTCTCGATGAGCTTGTCTCCCTAGGCACTCCTCTAAAAGTAGCCGAAAAATCAATTTATGAGGCGGACATTTCAGCGATGAAAAACGCTGATATTTTATTGGCTGTTTTAGATGGGGCCTGTATTGATGATGGAGTTGCATTTGAGCTTGGTTATGCAAAAGCCATTAATAAGGTTTGTCTTGGTTTTCAAACTGATGTCAGGCGACAGGCACCAACGGGAAATAACCCAATGATAGAATGCTCCTGCGAAGAAATATTTTCTGATTTAGGGTCGCTGAAAAAATGGTTACAGCAAAAATATAATAAACTCAGCTAG
- a CDS encoding OmpA family protein yields MKKKFYASLFFSMIIGATILSIGGCNSKKVVAPPTGNAQEEYNIPAIPPAQDENQDYGEEDLPPVVGSLDDTDSNAAAEELASKQSEAYLQQHGRSSIEFQPVYFKFDQTMINPEMQEVIFENAQVLKRNPTLYITVEGNTDDRGTNEYNMALGEKRAINVEKYLISLGIGENRIRTVSLGEERPLFPTQTEAAYLYNRRADFIAE; encoded by the coding sequence ATGAAAAAAAAATTTTATGCCTCTCTCTTTTTTTCAATGATAATAGGTGCTACAATTCTCAGCATCGGGGGATGTAACTCAAAAAAAGTTGTTGCCCCACCCACAGGGAACGCGCAAGAGGAGTATAACATTCCCGCTATCCCTCCCGCTCAGGACGAAAACCAGGACTACGGTGAAGAGGATCTGCCACCCGTGGTGGGTAGTCTCGACGATACAGATAGTAACGCCGCAGCAGAGGAGTTAGCCAGCAAACAATCAGAGGCCTATCTGCAACAACATGGCAGATCATCCATAGAATTTCAACCGGTATACTTCAAATTTGACCAGACGATGATCAATCCGGAAATGCAAGAGGTGATCTTCGAGAATGCCCAGGTACTGAAAAGAAATCCTACCCTCTACATTACTGTGGAGGGAAATACCGATGACCGCGGCACCAATGAGTACAATATGGCCCTGGGCGAGAAAAGGGCTATCAATGTGGAGAAGTATCTCATCTCCCTGGGTATTGGCGAAAACCGTATCCGCACAGTCTCCCTCGGCGAAGAACGACCTCTCTTTCCGACCCAGACAGAAGCCGCCTACCTCTACAACAGACGAGCTGATTTTATAGCTGAATAA
- the rlmKL gene encoding bifunctional 23S rRNA (guanine(2069)-N(7))-methyltransferase RlmK/23S rRNA (guanine(2445)-N(2))-methyltransferase RlmL: MCDKKDVSPQKDQYTFLANCALGLEELIEAEIKGFSGVEVELGKGTVQWQGSLETGYRACLWSRFSSRILLKLSQFEVNSEDDLYQNSFTYDWHQHMSWKTTFAIDCTLSADATVGHSQFAALRIKDGIVDRFKEDGDERPSVKTTQPDVRFHIHVSGNEGTLYLDLSGESLHKRGYRVAGGMAPLKENLAAGIVALSGWPEKQEALPSLIDPMCGTGTLLIEAAMMFGDVAPGLARNYFGFLHWHQHDSQLWQALLDEAVAREDAGLDKTWPSFQGYDADPVVVSSARKNIIRAGLDEFIQVKCSPLVHLGAPTDRGMLICNPPYGERLSETEKVRQLYAAFGRIGRKHFAGWDVAVFISNPDLAESFRVSWEKKYRLFNGTIACRLSTGVFAEEEENSFAWEIQQVEVQEDALQFANRFKKNLKKYLKWAKKENISCFRVYDRDLQEFNLSVDLYEKWIHVQEYLPPKTIDPDLASRRFNIALRAIREILGLRSDRVFIKKRQRQKGAGQYQQQGDRKKMHQVREGNCYFLVNFRDYLDTGLFLDHRPIRLRIGRESLGKKFLNLYGYTGTASVHAAQGGAASTTTVDLSSTYLQWTEMNFSLNGFAENNHRTVKADCIKWLAEETELYDTIFVDPPTFSNTQKANRVFDIQRDHIQLLTLAMRRLSPGGLLIFSTNFRRFILDEKLAEQFDVKDITRESIPLDFSRNEKIHFCWEFRQK; encoded by the coding sequence ATGTGCGATAAAAAAGATGTAAGTCCCCAGAAAGATCAATATACCTTCCTTGCTAACTGTGCCCTCGGTCTGGAGGAGCTTATTGAGGCTGAGATTAAAGGCTTTTCCGGAGTCGAGGTTGAGTTAGGAAAGGGAACTGTCCAGTGGCAGGGAAGTCTTGAAACGGGTTATCGAGCCTGTCTCTGGTCTCGTTTCTCTTCGCGAATTTTGCTTAAATTATCTCAGTTTGAGGTCAACTCCGAGGATGATCTCTATCAAAATAGCTTCACCTATGACTGGCACCAGCATATGAGTTGGAAGACAACTTTTGCCATTGACTGTACCCTTTCAGCTGATGCTACCGTTGGCCATAGTCAGTTTGCTGCTCTACGGATAAAAGATGGTATTGTTGATAGATTTAAGGAAGATGGCGATGAGCGGCCTTCGGTAAAAACCACCCAACCGGATGTGCGTTTTCACATCCATGTCAGTGGTAACGAAGGAACACTCTATCTTGATCTTTCAGGTGAGAGTCTGCATAAGAGAGGGTATCGGGTAGCAGGTGGTATGGCTCCTCTTAAGGAAAATCTTGCTGCCGGTATTGTCGCCCTCAGTGGTTGGCCGGAAAAGCAGGAAGCCTTACCCTCTCTGATTGATCCAATGTGCGGTACAGGCACTTTGCTCATTGAAGCGGCTATGATGTTTGGCGATGTTGCTCCGGGGCTTGCCCGAAATTATTTTGGTTTTTTACATTGGCATCAACATGATAGCCAGCTCTGGCAGGCTCTTCTTGATGAGGCTGTTGCCCGTGAAGATGCCGGTCTTGATAAGACCTGGCCATCTTTTCAGGGCTATGATGCGGATCCTGTAGTGGTGAGCAGTGCCCGGAAAAACATTATTCGAGCCGGATTGGACGAGTTTATCCAGGTGAAGTGTTCTCCGTTGGTGCACCTTGGTGCGCCAACCGATAGGGGGATGCTTATCTGTAACCCTCCCTATGGCGAGAGACTTTCAGAGACGGAAAAGGTGCGGCAGCTCTATGCAGCCTTTGGTCGTATTGGCAGAAAGCACTTTGCCGGCTGGGATGTTGCTGTTTTTATCTCAAATCCGGATCTGGCAGAGAGTTTTAGGGTGAGCTGGGAGAAGAAGTATCGCCTCTTTAATGGCACCATCGCCTGTCGTCTGTCAACGGGTGTCTTTGCCGAAGAGGAGGAAAATTCATTTGCCTGGGAGATCCAACAGGTAGAGGTGCAGGAAGATGCCCTGCAATTTGCCAATCGTTTTAAGAAGAACCTGAAAAAATATTTAAAGTGGGCAAAAAAAGAAAATATTTCCTGCTTTCGCGTCTATGATAGGGATTTGCAGGAGTTTAATCTCAGTGTGGATCTCTATGAAAAATGGATTCATGTTCAGGAATATTTGCCGCCTAAAACCATTGATCCGGATTTGGCCAGTCGTCGTTTCAATATCGCGCTTCGGGCAATCAGGGAGATCTTAGGACTTCGCTCTGATCGGGTTTTTATCAAGAAGAGGCAACGGCAGAAGGGGGCAGGTCAGTATCAGCAGCAGGGTGATCGGAAAAAGATGCATCAGGTTCGTGAGGGGAACTGCTATTTTCTCGTCAACTTCAGAGACTATCTTGATACGGGACTGTTTTTGGATCACCGCCCGATTCGACTGCGTATTGGAAGAGAATCCCTTGGTAAAAAGTTTTTAAACCTCTATGGTTATACAGGTACCGCCTCTGTTCATGCCGCTCAGGGTGGAGCCGCATCTACCACAACTGTAGATCTGTCCTCCACATATCTGCAGTGGACAGAGATGAACTTTTCTCTCAATGGTTTTGCTGAAAATAATCATCGAACGGTAAAGGCAGATTGTATTAAGTGGCTTGCGGAAGAGACAGAGCTCTATGATACCATTTTTGTTGATCCTCCGACCTTTTCTAATACCCAAAAGGCCAATAGAGTTTTTGATATTCAACGTGATCATATTCAGCTTTTGACTCTGGCCATGAGGCGTTTAAGTCCAGGTGGTTTGCTTATCTTTTCCACAAATTTTAGAAGATTTATCTTGGATGAAAAACTTGCAGAACAATTTGATGTAAAAGATATTACTCGGGAGAGTATACCTCTTGATTTTTCCCGTAATGAAAAGATCCATTTTTGCTGGGAATTTCGTCAAAAATAG
- a CDS encoding YqaA family protein → MPLFFSSLPASYDLIALFSLSFLAATILPLGSEWLLILLLQKGTYQPETLVGIAAIANYLGSCTNYIIGLYGGSFLIRRVLRLSDRDLYRAQNFYQRYGCWSLFFSWLPVIGDPLCLIAGIFRMNFPLFSLMVFSGKVVRYAAVAVIALKLF, encoded by the coding sequence ATGCCTCTCTTCTTCAGCTCTCTACCCGCCAGTTATGACCTCATCGCACTCTTCTCTCTCAGCTTCCTGGCGGCCACCATTCTGCCCTTGGGTTCAGAGTGGCTCTTAATCCTTCTCCTGCAAAAGGGAACCTATCAACCAGAGACCTTGGTCGGCATCGCCGCCATTGCCAACTACTTAGGCAGCTGCACCAACTATATTATCGGCCTCTATGGCGGCAGCTTTCTTATCCGCAGGGTATTACGTCTCAGCGACAGAGATCTCTATCGAGCCCAGAATTTTTATCAACGCTATGGCTGTTGGTCACTCTTCTTCTCTTGGCTACCGGTCATAGGCGATCCGCTCTGCCTCATCGCCGGCATCTTCCGCATGAACTTCCCCCTCTTCAGCCTTATGGTCTTCTCTGGGAAAGTCGTTCGGTATGCTGCTGTTGCTGTTATTGCTTTGAAATTGTTTTAG
- a CDS encoding zinc ribbon-containing protein, translating to MASTGEKPGKGTYTCISCGKKVRLDDNNDTLPPCPRCEGTNYKP from the coding sequence ATGGCAAGCACTGGAGAAAAACCTGGGAAAGGCACCTATACCTGCATAAGCTGTGGAAAAAAGGTAAGACTGGATGACAATAATGATACCCTACCTCCATGTCCCCGTTGTGAGGGAACTAATTATAAGCCTTAA